DNA from Aliarcobacter skirrowii CCUG 10374:
GATATATTTTGATTGTTTATAAACTCCAAATCTTCGAAGTTTATATCAATTTCTTTAATAAAATTTTGATTAAACTCTATATTGTCTTTACCATGAAGTGCATCAGTTTTTAAATCCAAACTTACAGCTCTTGTTCTTGCCATAATATCCATTGATATAAAAATAACTTCTGTTTTGTAGTAATCTTTTATCTCAACAGCTAATTCAAGTATCTTTCTATCATTTAAAATATTACTTGATACATTTTTGCTAGATACTCTATATTCATCTTTTGAAACTATATCTATGATGGTTTCATATCTGTTTTTTATCTTTAATCTTACTATTTTTTTATCTTGATATTTTATTGATTCAATAATATTTGAATTTTCAAGTATTCTTGCAAACTCTCTAGCTTGAAAGTTAATCTCATCAAAACCACTCTTTTTGCTATCAATCTCATCTAAAACAGTCTCTGTTAAGATAATTAAATTCTTTGATTCATCACTAAGTTTAAAGATATTTGTAGCATCTTCTAAAAGGATATTTGTATCCAAAAGGTAGTATTTTTCAAATTTCATGATTTAACCTTTTTAGGTTTTAAAATCATATAAGAGATAAACGCAAATAGTGCAATAATTATAAATGAAAAAAGTATTGAGAAGTTTTTAGTAATTACATAAGTAACTATTAAAATAGCTAACATTGTGGGCATTTCATTGTACATTCTAAAAAATTTACCACTTTTACTGCATCTATCTTCATATAAAGCCTTTCTATAATACTCTAAAGATAAAGAGTAAGCTACAAGTAAAATAAGCATAAATATCTTTGCAATAAACCAATCTTGAGAAAGGAGTGCTTTATTCAAAGTTATCATTGCTACTCCACTAAATATTGTTACCCACATTGCTGGATGACCAATATATTTATATATTTTAAACTCTTGAATTTTTACAACTTCAACAAACTCTTTTTTATCAATATTTTCAACATGATAAACAAAAAGTCTTGGAAGATAGAATAGCATTGCCATCCATGATAAAACTGCTATTATATGCAAACTTAATATCCAACTGTAATACTCCATAATCTTCTCCTATTTCGCTATATTTTTTATCTTTGATATCCACTCATTTAGAGTTTTTTCAT
Protein-coding regions in this window:
- a CDS encoding CopD family protein, with amino-acid sequence MEYYSWILSLHIIAVLSWMAMLFYLPRLFVYHVENIDKKEFVEVVKIQEFKIYKYIGHPAMWVTIFSGVAMITLNKALLSQDWFIAKIFMLILLVAYSLSLEYYRKALYEDRCSKSGKFFRMYNEMPTMLAILIVTYVITKNFSILFSFIIIALFAFISYMILKPKKVKS